The following proteins are co-located in the Mycosarcoma maydis chromosome 11, whole genome shotgun sequence genome:
- a CDS encoding uncharacterized protein (related to aldehyde dehydrogenase): MSTTIADSATINFINQPTLPCIVDNAPFTPSHTYAVYRTDQPSTSSREVTHKVHSIAVSDVDHVVASSQAALPGWRATPVSRRREILLKACSLLLERVPEYAANTMAETVLSRGMAGFELAVLATGHIQSAAESMTHALKSEVLPPGDDGAMKIVKREPFGVVLGIAPWNAPFILGLRSVLYAIAAGNTAILKTSEFAPRVHLSVAQLLIDAGLPKGVLNVVHVDPAHAPQVTEALVGHPRVRKINFTGSTRVGRIIASTAAKYLKPVVLELGGKAPLIVLEDADLDLAANGILFGGYLNSNQICMSVNNVLVHSSVAAKLEQTLRALFDAHRDIFTAKLAQGMQDKHALRSLFTAASADRLKVLYDDAISKGAKVVVGDAGFDGALVQPIVLAPVDKSMKIYTEETFGPVLSIITFDSIDQAVEIANTPEYGLAASVYTKNQTLGLELADRIDAGQVHINAQSVHDDPVMPHGGWKNSGYGRFNGVEGVREFTQTKGITLQHGHPTPFQYV; encoded by the coding sequence ATGTCTACCACCATCGCCGATAGCGCCACCATCAACTTTATCAACCAACCAACCCTCCCCTGCATTGTCGACAATGCGCCCTTCACCCCTTCGCACACCTATGCGGTCTATCGCACCGATCAACCGTCCACGTCATCTCGTGAGGTAACCCACAAGGTGCACAGCATCGCCGTTTCGGACGTAGACCATGTGGTTGCTTCGTCGCAGGCTGCCTTGCCCGGATGGCGGGCGACGCCAGTCTCACGACGTCGCGAGATTCTGCTGAAAGCATGTTCGCTTCTGCTCGAACGTGTCCCCGAGTATGCTGCCAACACGATGGCTGAAACGGTACTTTCTCGAGGAATGGCAGGATTCGAGCTCGCGGTGCTTGCGACGGGTCACATCCAGTCGGCTGCTGAGAGCATGACTCACGCGCTCAAGAGCGAGGTGTTGCCGCCGGGTGACGATGGTGCCATGAAGATCGTCAAGCGCGAACCTTTTGGTGTGGTACTGGGAATTGCGCCCTGGAACGCACCTTTCATTTTGGGGTTGCGATCGGTGCTCTACGCTATCGCTGCGGGTAACACGGCGATCCTCAAGACGTCCGAGTTCGCTCCTCGAGTCCACCTGAGTGTTGCGCAGCTTCTCATCGATGCCGGCTTGCCCAAGGGTGTGCTCAACGTTGTGCACGTCGACCCCGCACATGCACCTCAAGTCACCGAGGCATTGGTGGGTCACCCGCGCGTCCGCAAGATCAACTTCACCGGCTCCACACGTGTCGGTCGAATCATCGcctccaccgctgccaAATACCTGAAACCGGTCGTGCTCGAATTGGGCGGCAAGGCACCTCTGATCGTCCTCGAGGATGCGGATCTGGACCTGGCTGCCAACGGCATCTTGTTCGGAGGCTATTTGAACAGCAATCAGATCTGCATGTCTGTCAACAATGTTCTCGTCCACTCGTCGGTGGCTGCGAAACTCGAGCAGACGCTGCGCGCGCTGTTTGATGCCCACCGCGATATCTTcaccgccaagctcgcgcaGGGCATGCAGGACAAGCATGCGCTACGATCACTGTTCACCGCTGCGTCGGCGGACAGGCTCAAGGTGCTCTACGATGACGCAATCAGCAAGGGTGCCAAGGTGGTCGTTGGAGATGCTGGATTTGATGGTGCGCTGGTTCAACCAATCGTGCTCGCTCCCGTTGACAAGAGCATGAAGATCTATACCGAAGAAACTTTCGGTCCTGTGCTTTCCATCATCACAttcgactcgatcgaccAGGCCGTCGAGATCGCAAACACCCCCGAATACGGTCTCGCCGCTTCCGTGTACACCAAGAACCAAACCTTGGGTCTCGAACTCGCAGaccgcatcgacgccgGCCAGGTCCACATCAACGCCCAAAGCGTCCACGACGACCCCGTCATGCCCCACGGCGGCTGGAAAAATTCCGGCTACGGCAGATTCAACGGCGTCGAAGGCGTCAGAGAGTTCACCCAGACCAAAGGTATCACCCTCCAACACGGTCATCCCACACCCTTCCAATACGTCTAA
- a CDS encoding putative spindle-assembly checkpoint protein translates to MATTQATAATRTHLTLKGSTALVHEFFNYSVQSILYQRGIYPSDDFKTVKKYGLQMLTTTDDGLIEYLDTAMAQLKTWLERGDVTRLVVVIIEKDSGETRERWQFDVDVINTPLDESSTPASTEKPKKTDAQVRAEIAAIIKQITASCTFLPVLDEPCAFQILAYTNKDAQAPAEWIDSDARLIAEGQAEQVRLRSFSTHVHRVDAMVAYRRDEDDE, encoded by the coding sequence atggcgacgacgcAAGCAACCGCAGCGACACGAACGCATCTCACGCTCAAGGGATCTACAGCGCTCGTACACGAATTCTTCAACTACTCTGTGCAATCCATCCTATACCAGCGCGGTATCTATCCATCAGACGACTTCAAAACGGTCAAGAAGTACGGTCTTCAGATGCTCACGACTACGGACGATGGTCTGATCGAGTACCTCGATACCGCCATGGCGCAGCTCAAGACGTGGCTCGAACGTGGCGACGTCACACGACTCGTCGTTGTCATCATCGAAAAGGACTCGGGCGAGACACGAGAACGATGGCAgttcgacgtcgatgtcATCAACACACCTCTCGATGAATCCTCAACGCCAGCATCCACCGAAAAACCCAAAAAGACAGACGCACAAGTAAGAGCCGAAATTGCTGCCATCATCAAACAGATCACCGCCTCGTGCACCTTCCTACCAGTGCTAGACGAACCATGCGCCTTCCAAATTCTCGCATATACCAACAAAGACGCCCAAGCTCCTGCAGAGTGGATCGATTCGGATGCAAGACTGATCGCAGAAGGTCAGGCAGAACAGGTCAGATTGAGGAGCTTCTCCACCCATGTTCATAGAGTCGACGCAATGGTCGCTTACAGAAgggatgaggacgacgagtAG
- a CDS encoding putative GMP synthase (glutamine-hydrolyzing), with protein MTEAIHSQYDSILILDFGSQYSHLITRRCRELNVYCEMLPCTQKIKDLDWKPKGIILSGSPYSVYDEVAPRVDPDVFTAGVPVLGICYGLQEIAWNHGGKVDPHDKREYGHAMVEVVKHGVPHLDALFKNWEGSVQVWMSHGDQLSKAPEDFVVIAKTPTAPFAAMAHKSKPIYGVQFHPEVTHSLRGVELFDSFVDICACRRDWTMETFIDKEIKRIREIVGPKGQVLGAISGGVDSSVAAKLMHEAIGDRFHAVMVDNGVLRTNEAAQVYEMLSKDLGVNLTVVDASEQFLSRLKDVEDPEQKRKIIGNTFIHVFEAEVAKLEKQAEDEEAAALAAGKPQEAKGKFEYLLQGTLYPDVIESISFKGPSATIKTHHNVGGLLEDMKLKLIEPLRELFKDEVRALGKLLGIPAHLVGRHPFPGPGLAIRILGPVTREQVKILQHADSIYIDEIRAAGLYDQISQAFAVLLPVRAVGVQGDKRTYDQVIALRAAATTDFMTATWYPFPAEFLSKVSNRITNEVQGVNRVVLDISSKPPATIEWL; from the coding sequence ATGACCGAGGCCATTCACTCGCAGTACGATTCGATTCTCATCCTTGATTTCGGCTCGCAGTACTCGCACCTCATCACACGACGATGCCGTGAACTCAACGTCTACTGTGAGATGCTTCCATGCACTCAAAAGATCAAGGATCTCGATTGGAAGCCCAAGGGCATCATTCTCTCCGGTTCGCCCTACTCGGTCTACGATGAGGTAGCTCCACGCGTTGACCCGGATGTCTTCACCGCCGGTGTTCCCGTGCTTGGAATCTGTTACGGCCTGCAAGAGATTGCTTGGAACCACGGTGGGAAAGTCGATCCTCACGACAAGCGCGAGTACGGCCACGCGATGGTCGAGGTCGTCAAGCACGGCGTGCCGCATCTCGATGCTCTTTTCAAAAACTGGGAGGGCAGTGTTCAGGTATGGATGTCGCACGGAGACCAGCTCTCCAAGGCTCCTGAGGACTTTGTGGTGATCGCAAAGACGCCCACCGCTCCGTTTGCTGCTATGGCTCACAAGAGCAAGCCCATCTACGGTGTTCAGTTTCACCCGGAAGTCACCCACTCGTTGCGTGgtgtcgagctgttcgatAGCTTTGTCGACATCTGCGCCTGCCGACGCGACTGGACTATGGAAACGTTTATCGACAAGGAGATCAAGCGTATCCGCGAGATCGTCGGTCCCAAGGGTCAGGTTCTTGGTGCCATCTCGGGTGGTGTCGATTCTTCGGTCGCTGCTAAGCTCATGCACGAAGCCATCGGTGACCGCTTCCATGCCGTCATGGTCGACAATGGTGTGCTGCGAACCAATGAGGCCGCCCAGGTCTACGAAATGCTCTCCAAGGACCTCGGTGTCAACCTGACCGTCGTCGACGCATCCGAACAATTCCTGTCCAGGCTGAAAGACGTCGAAGACCCCGAGCAAAAGCGAAAGATCATCGGCAACACTTTCATCCACGTCTTCGAAGCCGAggtcgccaagctcgagaagcaagctgaagacgaagaggcagcagcgttggcggcTGGAAAGCCGCAGGAGGCCAAGGGCAAGTTCGAGTATCTGCTCCAAGGAACCTTGTACCCGGATGTGATCGAGAGTATCTCATTCAAGGGTCCTTCGGCCACCATCAAGACGCACCACAACGTCGGAGGATTGTTGGAGGACATGAAGTTGAAGCTCATCGAGCCTCTGCGCGAGCTCTTCAAGGATGAGGTGCGTGCGTTGGGCAAGCTGCTGGGGATTCCGGCCCATCTGGTTGGACGACATCCTTTCCCTGGACCTGGCTTGGCCATCCGCATTTTGGGACCAGTGACCCGCGAACAGGTCAAGATTCTTCAGCACGCCGACAGCATCTACATTGACGAGATTCGAGCAGCGGGCTTGTACGATCAGATTTCGCAGGCGTTCGCCGTCTTGTTGCCTGTCAGGGCGGTCGGTGTTCAGGGAGACAAGAGGACCTATGACCAGGTGATCGCACTTCGTGCGGCAGCTACCACCGATTTCATGACGGCCACTTGGTACCCCTTCCCCGCCGAGTTCTTGTCCAAGGTCAGCAACAGGATCACCAACGAAGTGCAGGGCGTCAACAGGGTCGTTCTGGATATCTCGAGCAAGCCTCCTGCTACGATCGAGTGGTTGTAG
- a CDS encoding uncharacterized protein (related to mitotic checkpoint protein BUB3) yields MSRPTSSRSSPVASSALADVQLPSPPKSSVSAVVFSPTPSTTTSMLISSWDHDVHHYRIDTTNICTSGTEAVHKVQVFTHEAPVLDVCFITPDLAASGGVDRRLRLLDLKSGKTMILGKHEDSVSKLRWCPLTRMLISGSADRSICFWEVSESEQGGAKLLKKLDMPDKVIAMDVSPPFAQATNSNDKIYSASLPGQPHARDSTPRLVVAMAGRHVFVYDLIPLRKAIDSEQAGKLVKERDWQPDQQRESSLKFMARDLRCMPAGDGYAMSSIEGRIAVEFFDPSEKVQAMKYAFKCHRETVKEGDEDAAIDEDQERLEKPYDVVYPVHGLAFHPRHGTFASLGGDSIVSVWDAAAKKRIRQYAKLSSAVTAGAFDASGTLLLLATGSDKVDHTQQADEKDKVQLVLKCNAWNECKPRLKSSSSSGKK; encoded by the exons aTGTCGCGGCCAACATCGTCACGATCTTCACCAGTAGCATCGTCTGCTTTAGCCGATGTGCAATTACCATCGCCACCAAAGTCGAGCGTATCGGCTGTCGTGTTCTCGCCCACAccctccaccaccacctccatGCTCATCTCTAGCTGGGACCATGATGTACATCACTATAGGATCGATACCACCAACATATGCACTTCCGGCACCGAAGCTGTCCACAAGGTGCAAGTGTTCACGCACGAGGCGCCAGTCCTCGACGTGTGTTTCATCACTCCCGACCTGGCCGCATCGGGCGGAGTGGACCGTCGGCTTCGACTGTTGGATTTGAAATCGGGCAAAACGATGATCTTGGGCAAACATGAGGATAGCGTGTCGAAATTGCGATGGTGTCCACTCACGAGGATGTTGATCAGTGGATCAGCGGATCGAAGTATCTGCTTCTGGGAGGTCAGCGAAAGTGAGCAAGGAGGAGCAAAACTGTTGAAGAAGCTCGATATGCCGGATAAGGTGATTGCGATGGATGTTTCACCACCATTTGCTCAGGCAACCAATTCAAACGACAAGATATACTCAGCATCTTTACCTGGACAGCCACATGCGAGAGATTCAACACCGCGCCTAGTGGTAGCTATGGCCGGACGACACGTTTTCGTCTACGATCTAATCCCTCTTCGCAAGGCCATCGATAGCGAGCAAGCAGGAAAACTAGTGAAAGAAAGAGATTGGCAGCCGGATCAGCAAAGAGAGAGTTCGTTGAAATTCATGGCGAGGGATCTTAGGTGTATGCCCGCAGGCGATGGATATGccatgtcgagcatcgagGGGAGGATTGCGGTCGAGTTTTTCGATCCAAGCGAAAAGGTTCAGGCGATGAAGTATGCGTTCAAGTGCCATAGAGAGACAGTCAAGGAGGGTGACGAGGACGCCGCAATTGACGAGGACCAAGAGCGTCTCGAAAAACCGTATGACGTCGTATATCCCGTCCACGGGCTTGCTTTCCATCCAAG ACACGGCACATTCGCCAGCCTCGGAGgcgactcgatcgtcaGCGTCTGggatgcagcagccaaaaaACGCATCCGACAGTATGCAAAGCTGTCATCCGCGGTTACAGCAGGTGCCTTTGACGCTTCCGGAACGCTGCTATTGCTCGCAACAGGCAGTGACAAGGTGGATCACACGCAGCAAGCCGATGAGAAGGACAAGGTGCAATTGGTGCTCAAGTGCAATGCTTGGAACGAGTGCAAACCTAGACTCAAGtcttccagcagcagcggtaaGAAGTGA
- a CDS encoding putative cystathionine gamma-synthase, translated as MAISVPLPTPTPPPNGAAAYKSDYAVGTSIPANIDHAVSVSLPLWSDNIDYEEGRLANSMETGYPRFFIHRTIQRLASLLCKKFAKPDEDCILFPSARIAERCRDFMRTQSTCEQPLPIRIVRFSMLEHSAPNPTSENANATDNSSSSTAEHVSDQQLEAQHFKASSTTAHYIFIVFFPRHVFALAKTFWQHSGDGISSRQAERCLSLLEQSKNGGAEQDNTPTPTLGIETCSNEPNPSSNLASSTDDIYKKPSSAASAGKRFYNRYTRTNSSAASGLATPNNTSCSPTSSLPQTPTSSGILQRPSTADADDMAAMSASISSLSGVTPASVRSSATATATGHDASESASSDLVTYVEERYGRNLPLTSAPSAKLALRRRIAGTLLSDRNEQTAAETPGDQVGETGRTGTGVTEDDVFLFPCGMSSIFHAHQLAMHAAPKLAFDAQNPRKVGKSVCFGFPYTDTLKILQKFGPGCHFFGLGVDADLGSLEQLLEAQCQPSSGSAPILALFCEFPSNPLLRSPNLVRIRQLADQYHFLVCIDETIGNFVNVEVLPYADILVSSLTKVFSGDANVMGGSMVLNPKGQHYAVLKQTLHAYYEDTYFDEDAIFMERNSRDFIRRIVKIDSNTRAVTSMLWSERQGQGRWPGVIKDLFYPRYQTRENYDVCRRKKAFSALGDMSSNRCGEADDEQQGSGGYGGLFSITFHSEAASQAFYDTLQCAKGPSLGTNLTLASPYTILAHYGELDWAAQFGVERGLVRVSVGLEDQAFLLNMFANSLQSAAKAHAAHIAQPS; from the coding sequence ATGGCTATTTCCGTACCactgccaacgccaacgccaccgCCCAACGGTGCAGCCGCGTACAAGAGCGACTATGCGGTTGGCACTTCGATACCCGCCAATATCGACCACGCGGTCTCGGTGTCGCTGCCACTCTGGAGCGACAACATCGACTACGAAGAAGGTCGTCTTGCCAACTCGATGGAGACAGGCTATCCTCGCTTTTTCATTCATCGCACCATCCAGCGACTTGCCAGCTTGCTGTGTAAAAAGTTTGCCAAACCTGACGAGGACTGTATCCTCTTTCCTTCGGCTCGCATCGCCGAGCGATGTCGTGACTTTATGCGCACTCAATCTACCTGCGAACAGCCACTGCCCATCCGTATCGTTCGATTCTCGATGCTAGAGCATTCTGCCCCCAACCCAACGAGTGAAAATGCAAATGCTACCGACAACTCTAGCTCAAGCACCGCCGAACACGTCTCGGATCAGCAGCTTGAAGCTCAACACTTCAAAGCTTCTAGCACCACCGCGCACTACATCTTTATTGTCTTTTTCCCTCGACATGTCTTTGCGCTCGCAAAGACCTTTTGGCAGCACAGTGGCGATGGTATCTCGAGCAGACAGGCTGAGCGTTGCCTTTCATTGCTGGAACAGTCGAAGAACGGTGGTGCTGAACAAGATAACACGCCGACACCGACCTTGGGCATCGAAACTTGCTCCAACGAGCCCAACCCTTCTTCCAACCTAGCCAGCTCTACGGATGACATTTACAAAAAACCGTCGTCCGCAGCTTCGGCTGGTAAGCGTTTCTACAACCGTTACACGCGCACCAACAGTTCGGCCGCTTCCGGCCTCGCCACGCCCAACAACACCTCCTGTTCACCCACCTCGAGTCTGCCACAGACGCCCACCAGCAGCGGAATTCTGCAACGTCCCTCGACAGCAGACGCCGACGACATGGCAGCTATGTCCGCAAGCATCTCGAGTTTGTCTGGTGTCACTCCCGCCTCTGTCCGTTCCTCTGCTACCGCTACTGCCACCGGTCACGATGCCTCGGAATCTGCCTCTTCTGACCTCGTCACCTATGTCGAAGAGCGCTATGGTCGCAACTTGCCACTCACATCTGCTCCTTCCGCCAAGCTTGCGCTGCGTCGTCGAATTGCAGGCACCCTCTTGTCCGATCGCAACGAACAAACCGCCGCCGAGACACCCGGCGACCAGGTAGGCGAGACCGGTCGAACGGGTACGGGCGTCACCGAGGACGATGTTTTCCTCTTTCCGTGCGGCATGAGCTCGATCTTCCACGCGCATCAACTGGCCATGCATGCTGCGCCCAAGCTCGCCTTTGACGCGCAAAACCCACGTAAAGTGGGAAAAAGCGTCTGCTTCGGCTTTCCTTACACTGACACGCTCAAGATCCTGCAGAAGTTCGGTCCTGGCTGCCACTTTTTTGGCCTGGGCGTCGACGCAGAcctcggctcgctcgaaCAACTCCTGGAGGCGCAATGCCAACCATCGTCTGGCTCTGCACCCATTCTAGCGCTGTTTTGCGAGTTCCCCTCAAACCCCCTGCTTCGATCACCCAACCTTGTCCGCATTCGCCAGCTCGCGGACCAGTACCATTtcctcgtctgcatcgacgaaACCATCGGCAACTTTGTCAATGTTGAAGTGCTACCGTACGCTGATATCCTGGTGAGCTCGTTGACCAAAGTGTTCTCAGGCGATGCCAATGTCATGGGTGGAAGCATGGTGCTGAATCCAAAGGGTCAACATTACGCCGTGTTGAAGCAGACGCTGCACGCGTATTACGAAGACACATACTTTGACGAGGATGCCATCTTCATGGAGAGGAATTCGCGCGATTTCATACGCAGAatcgtcaagatcgacagcAACACAAGAGCGGTCACGAGCATGTTGTGGAGCGAAAGACAGGGTCAGGGTAGATGGCCTGGGGTGATCAAGGATCTTTTTTATCCTCGATACCAGACCAGGGAGAATTACGATGTGTGTCGTCGCAAGAAAGCGTTTAGCGCTCTGGGAGACATGTCGTCCAACCGCTGCGGAGaagcagacgacgagcaacaagGCAGTGGAGGATATGGAGGTCTTTTCTCCATCACGTTTCACAGCGAAGCTGCTAGTCAGGCATTCTACGACACACTGCAGTGCGCAAAGGGTCCCAGTTTGGGTACCAACCTCACCCTCGCCAGTCCATACACCATCCTGGCGCACTacggcgagctcgactggGCAGCACAGTTTGGCGTCGAGAGAGGTCTCGTTCGGGTTTCCGTCGGTTTGGAAGACCAAGCGTTCCTGTTGAACATGTTTGCCAACAGTTTGCAGAGCGCTGCCAAGGCTCATGCCGCCCACATCGCTCAACCGAGCTGA
- a CDS encoding putative nucleotide-binding protein — MLSVQQQPPPALASSTLPLESIARALPDQVPENAPAHCPGTESEQAGKADACAGCPNQDACASAPKGPDPDLPLIKERMSRIKHKILIMSGKGGVGKSTFTAQLGWAFSSRFSGNSVYEDHVAEETKHAANGQGQQAADWDAEKQVAIMDIDICGPSIPTILGLAGQSIHSTSQGWSPVYVSDNLCAMSIGFLLPSASSAVIWRGPKKNGLIKQFLKDVDWTAGLEEDQDEEHENPAVSSLESGCVPIPDSAAAAAAAATSTTPPTLIDYMLIDTPPGTSDEHLSIVSYLKQSGITGAILLTTPQEVSLQDVRKEISFCRKMDVPILGIVENMAGFVCPSCTGYSEIFYPSTGGAKALCDELALTLLGSIPLDPRIGKSCDLGLSFCDEYPDSPATKAYLEVIARVRALVDS, encoded by the coding sequence ATGCTCTCAGTACAGCAACAGCCGCCACCGGCGCTTGCTTCAAGCACGCTTCCGCTCGAATCCATCGCGCGCGCTCTGCCAGATCAAGTGCCCGAAAACGCACCCGCCCACTGTCCAGGAACCGAATCCGAACAAGCAGGCAAGGCCGACGCGTGCGCAGGCTGTCCGAACCAAGATGCGTGTGCTTCTGCACCTAAGGGACCCGATCCGGATCTGCCTCTGATCAAAGAAAGAATGTCGAGGATCAAGCACAAGATCCTGATCATGTCAGGTAAAGGTGGCGTGGGCAAGAGCACCTTCACTGCGCAACTGGGTTGGGCGTTCAGCTCGAGGTTCTCGGGTAATTCCGTATACGAAGACCATGTTGCAGAAGAGACCAAGCATGCAGCAAACGGCCAAGGTCAGCAAGCGGCGGATTGGGATGCGGAAAAGCAGGTGGCCATCATGGACATCGACATTTGCGGTCCTTCGATCCCGACCATCTTGGGCCTGGCCGGACAGAGCATACACTCGACCTCACAGGGTTGGTCGCCCGTCTATGTTTCGGATAATCTATGTGCTATGAGTATCGGATTTCTGCTGCCTTCAGCTTCGTCAGCTGTGATCTGGAGAGGACCCAAGAAGAATGGACTGATCAAGCAGTTCCTCAAAGACGTCGATTGGACTGCTGGTCTGGaagaagatcaagacgagGAGCATGAGAACCCAGCTGTGTCTTCACTCGAATCTGGATGCGTACCTATACCCGACTCTGCCGCTGcggctgccgctgctgctacttCTACAACACCACCGACGCTCATTGATTACATGCTCATCGACACGCCGCCCGGCACGTCCGACGAGCATCTTTCCATCGTGTCCTACCTGAAGCAGTCTGGCATCACCGGCGCGATCCTCCTCACCACTCCACAAGAAGTATCACTCCAAGATGTCCGAAAGGAAATTTCATTCTGTCGAAAAATGGACGTGCCCATCTTGGGCATAGTCGAGAACATGGCTGGGTTCGTTTGCCCGAGCTGCACCGGTTACAGCGAAATCTTCTATCCAAGCACGGGCGGTGCAAAGGCGCTTTGCGACGAGTTGGCGTTGACCTTGTTGGGCAGCATTCCATTGGATCCCAGGATTGGCAAGAGTTGCGACTTGGGCCTCAGCTTCTGTGACGAGTATCCGGATAGTCCGGCGACCAAGGCGTATTTGGAGGTTATCGCCAGGGTCAGAGCGTTGGTGGATTCGTGA
- a CDS encoding uncharacterized protein (related to PCF11 component of pre-mRNA 3`-end processing factor CF I): MYNSHLKSLTFNSKPIITNLTVIAHDHAARMSAVVAKCLDDHIMQSHPSIRLPALYTLDSISKNVGHPYTQLWSARIVPIFLESYRLVDQPTKLRMEELLATWKTAGPGARPLFGDNAQWSIERALFGSQGMPQPNAAPSTAAVADPRANAARSKSKAVETIDRLLAVDGQSLAANPSDQALHERVDSLAQLKQVILTADLSADEMAQIHAQLDSLSAAAQRSNPMGHAAAMHGQPLPPAPAAPAPAPAPAPAPAPAPAPAPVPLIPQDLSGALATLTAAAPMPPAAQAPPTHNAAASLFASLMQAGLLPGSSTTTSAAATPPPAVERDQDEDYVAAILALDIKTSGQEFNREPASSYELILHRHLPLQCRQCANRYPTGSKGQGRMDDHLDWHFTQNRRAKDSAARGQSRSWFDRLESFIRGGFDDTAPASKPTSSNAADRDGRSFTAAQDKALKETFLKTFVIAPTDAEVAAKPCGICKEPFKSQWSEDEEEFVWLNAIKVEDASGVVYYHASCHFSAKSLTDSFAGDGGRRTASVGVKRRSASRTATPSVPAGGAKKRKSGIAEEDEQESEQVGAEGGPPNKKSAT, encoded by the coding sequence ATGTATAACTCGCACCTCAAGTCGCTGACGTTCAACTCAAAGCCAATCATCACCAATCTCACCGTTATTGCACACGATCATGCTGCTCGCATGTCGGCCGTTGTGGCCAAATGCCTAGATGATCACATTATGCAATCGCACCCCAGCATCCGCTTGCCTGCTCTTTACACGCTTGACTCGATCTCCAAGAACGTCGGCCACCCTTACACACAGCTCTGGTCGGCGCGCATCGTTCCCATCTTTCTCGAATCGTATCGCCTGGTGGACCAACCGACAAAGTTGCGCATGGAAGAGCTCTTGGCTACGTGGAAGACGGCTGGTCCCGGTGCGCGTCCTTTGTTTGGCGACAATGCACAGTGGAGCATCGAACGCGCACTGTTTGGTAGCCAAGGCATGCCTCAACCCAATGCAGCTCCCTCCACGGCGGCTGTCGCCGATCCGCGCGCCAATGCTGCTCGGTCCAAGTCTAAGGCCGTCGAAACCATCGACAGGTTGCTTGCGGTAGATGGTCAGTCGCTGGCTGCCAACCCCTCCGATCAGGCTCTGCACGAACGAGTTGActcgcttgctcagctcaaGCAAGTCATCCTCACCGCCGATTTGTCCGCAGACGAGATGGCTCAAATCCACGCTCAGCTTGATAGTCTttcggctgctgcgcaacGATCCAATCCCATGGGACACGCAGCTGCGATGCACGGCCAGCCGCTTCCTCCAGCCCCAGCAGCCCCTGCCCCAGCCCCTGCCCCAGCCCCAGCCCCAGCCCCAGCCCCAGCCCCAGCACCAGTACCACTCATCCCGCAAGACCTTTCAGGGGCACTTGCCACGTtgactgcagctgcgcccATGCCACCTGCTGCACAAGCACCGCCCACCCACAACGCAGCTGCGTCCCTGTTTGCGTCACTGATGCAAGCCGGCCTTCTGCCTGGTTCATCTACCACCACTTCGGCAGCCGCTACTCCGCCACCcgctgtcgagcgagaccagGACGAAGACTACGTGGCTGCCATCCTCGCGCTCGATATCAAAACATCTGGACAAGAATTCAACCGCGAACCAGCTTCGTCGTACGAACTGATTCTACACAGGCATCTGCCTTTGCAATGTCGACAATGCGCCAATCGCTACCCGACGGGCAGCAAAGGCCAAGGGCGAATGGACGACCATCTTGACTGGCATTTCACCCAAAATCGACGAGCCAAAGACTCTGCCGCGCGTGGGCAATCGCGCTCCTGGTTCGACCGCCTCGAGAGCTTCATCCGCGGAGGCTTTGACGATACGGCGCCTGCGAGCAAACCCACTTCGAGTAACGCAGCTGACCGCGACGGCAGATCATTCACCGCAGCACAGGACAAGGCACTGAAAGAAACATTCTTGAAAACCTTTGTCATTGCACCCACCGATGCAGAGGTGGCAGCCAAACCATGCGGCATATGTAAGGAACCGTTTAAATCACAATGGAgtgaggacgaggaagaatTTGTCTGGTTGAACGCTATCAAGGTGGAAGATGCCTCTGGGGTTGTGTATTACCATGCTAGCTGTCATTTTTCGGCCAAGAGTTTGACGGATAGCTTTGCTGGTGATGGAGGCAGGAGGACGGCTAGCGTGGGTGTGAAGAGGAGGAGTGCGAGTAGGACGGCAACTCCGTCTGTGCCAGCGGGGGGCGCAAAGAAGAGAAAGAGTGGGATCgcggaggaggacgagcaggagAGTGAGCAAGTGGGCGCCGAGGGTGGTCCACCAAATAAAAAAAGTGCCACATAG